A stretch of Bradyrhizobium diazoefficiens DNA encodes these proteins:
- the serA gene encoding phosphoglycerate dehydrogenase: MPAPGQSPERSAKALLLEGVNDSAVDLFKSAGFTNVERLTKALDGEALRRALKGVSLLGIRSRTQITDEVLEAADGLLAVGCFSVGTNQVDLLAARKRGIPVFNAPFSNTRSVAELVIGEIVMLLRQIFPRSVSAHDGGWDKSATGSREVRGRTLGIIGYGNIGSQLSTLAEAMGMRVIYYDRTDKLRHGNTEPVEKLAELLAQSDVVSLHVPETPETAGMIGEKQLRAMKPGSFLINNSRGTVVDLDALAGALRDGHIAGAAIDVFPVEPSSNAERFKSPLQGLANVILTPHVGGSTEEAQERIGGEVARKLVDYFISGSTMGAVNFPEVQLHLRPSGVRFSHVHRNVPGMLRRLNEVFLQRDINIIAQYLETAGDLGYVVLDADLGGQDSGALLAQIRALEGTVGARLVFEH; the protein is encoded by the coding sequence GGTGTCAACGATAGCGCCGTGGATCTGTTCAAGAGCGCGGGCTTCACCAATGTCGAGCGTCTGACCAAGGCGCTGGACGGCGAGGCGCTGCGCCGGGCGCTCAAGGGCGTGTCGCTGCTCGGCATCCGCTCGCGCACCCAGATCACCGACGAGGTGCTGGAAGCCGCCGATGGGCTGCTCGCGGTCGGTTGCTTCAGCGTCGGCACCAACCAGGTCGATCTGCTGGCGGCACGCAAGCGCGGCATCCCCGTGTTCAACGCGCCATTCTCCAATACGCGTAGCGTCGCCGAGCTCGTGATCGGCGAGATCGTGATGCTGCTGCGGCAGATCTTTCCGCGATCGGTGTCGGCCCATGACGGCGGTTGGGACAAGTCGGCGACCGGCAGCCGCGAGGTGCGGGGCCGTACGCTCGGCATCATCGGCTACGGCAATATCGGCTCGCAGCTGTCGACGCTTGCAGAGGCGATGGGCATGCGGGTGATCTATTACGACCGCACCGACAAGCTCCGCCACGGCAACACCGAGCCGGTCGAGAAGCTGGCAGAGCTGCTGGCGCAGAGCGACGTCGTCAGCCTGCACGTGCCGGAGACGCCGGAGACCGCCGGCATGATCGGCGAGAAGCAGCTGCGGGCGATGAAGCCAGGCTCGTTCCTGATCAACAACAGCCGCGGCACCGTGGTCGATCTCGACGCGCTCGCAGGCGCGCTGCGTGACGGCCACATTGCGGGTGCCGCCATCGACGTTTTTCCGGTCGAGCCGTCGTCGAACGCGGAGCGCTTCAAGAGCCCGCTGCAAGGCCTCGCCAACGTCATCCTCACGCCGCATGTCGGCGGTTCGACCGAGGAGGCGCAGGAGCGGATTGGCGGCGAGGTGGCGCGCAAGCTGGTCGACTATTTCATCTCGGGATCGACCATGGGCGCGGTGAATTTCCCGGAGGTGCAGCTGCATTTGCGTCCCTCCGGCGTGCGCTTCAGCCACGTCCATCGCAACGTGCCGGGCATGTTGCGCCGGCTGAACGAGGTCTTCCTCCAGCGCGACATCAACATCATCGCGCAATATCTGGAGACCGCGGGCGACCTCGGCTACGTCGTGCTCGATGCCGATCTCGGTGGTCAGGATTCAGGCGCGCTGCTGGCGCAGATCCGCGCGCTCGAGGGCACGGTCGGCGCGCGCCTGGTATTCGAGCACTAG